A stretch of the Spartobacteria bacterium genome encodes the following:
- a CDS encoding glycosyltransferase: protein MKQVVAVIIPFLNEEKNLPEMYRRLTAVFAKRDEVLQMIFINDGSTDGSQSWLLERREQDDRIRVIELSRNFGHQIAITAGLDVCDADAAVIIDADLQDPPEVIVDMLTAWHGGGEVIYGVRKERKGETWLKKFFAAAFYSVFHKLAKVDVPLNAGDFRLVDRCVVDAMKQLRETHRFMRGLTCWVGFRQDAVYYDRDPRYAGETKYPVWKSIRLALDAITSFSASPLRWTMGFGLTACSLAFLWFFYILVAKFFDFGFMERGWASIIMVIIFMGGVQLISIGVLGQYLSRTYEETKGRPLYFIRKNHG from the coding sequence ATGAAACAGGTTGTTGCTGTGATCATTCCTTTTTTGAATGAAGAGAAAAATCTGCCAGAAATGTATCGTCGCTTGACGGCTGTGTTTGCAAAACGTGACGAGGTGCTGCAGATGATATTTATCAACGATGGCAGTACGGATGGATCTCAGTCGTGGTTGCTTGAACGGCGTGAACAGGATGATCGGATACGCGTGATTGAGCTGTCGCGCAATTTTGGGCATCAGATTGCCATTACAGCGGGGTTGGATGTGTGTGATGCCGATGCGGCGGTCATCATTGACGCCGATTTGCAGGATCCGCCAGAGGTTATTGTCGATATGCTGACGGCGTGGCATGGCGGAGGGGAAGTGATCTATGGGGTGCGCAAGGAGAGAAAAGGGGAGACATGGCTTAAGAAATTTTTTGCAGCGGCATTTTATTCTGTTTTCCACAAGTTGGCCAAGGTGGATGTCCCCCTTAATGCGGGTGATTTTCGATTGGTTGACCGCTGTGTGGTGGATGCGATGAAGCAGCTGCGCGAGACGCATCGTTTTATGCGCGGATTGACCTGCTGGGTGGGGTTTCGGCAGGATGCTGTGTATTATGACCGCGATCCTCGTTATGCCGGCGAAACAAAATATCCGGTATGGAAATCAATTCGCTTGGCTCTTGACGCGATCACATCCTTTTCTGCATCACCCCTGCGTTGGACTATGGGATTTGGACTGACGGCCTGTAGTTTAGCATTTTTGTGGTTTTTTTATATCTTGGTCGCCAAGTTCTTTGATTTTGGTTTCATGGAGCGTGGTTGGGCATCGATTATTATGGTGATTATTTTTATGGGTGGTGTTCAGCTCATTTCCATCGGGGTTCTGGGGCAGTATCTTAGCCGCACATATGAAGAAACAAAGGGACGTCCGCTGTATTTTATTCGAAAGAACCACGGGTAA